In Streptomyces sp. NBC_01439, the following are encoded in one genomic region:
- a CDS encoding TerD family protein yields the protein MTPGSNLPLNAVRVTVDVAAPVRLDVSALLLTADGKVRSDADFIFFNQPSGPGVSYRSGGGAAPDSITVDTAALPPGIERIVVTASPDAAGQSFQGIEPTGTVRNADGGAVIASFTPPRLGTETALVVVEVYQRGGVWKVRAVGQGYANGLAGIATDFGVSVDEEPAAPQAVTPPAPPAPPAPPAPPVSYPASPWLGGATTPAAPAPAAPVAPPAPAAAAPGSGKINLDKGRVSLQKNQTVSLVKGGRPLLSQVKMGLGWEPAFRGKDIDLDASVIVYGPQRNHIDSCYFGKLSILGGAVKHSGDNLTGEGAGDDEVIVVDLGRIPADATGLVFTVNSFSGQKFTEVAKAYCRLIDAASGEELVRFDLTSAEPQTGVMMAKLIKQFSGEWEMTAMGDFVKSRTVRGMVKPAAQAL from the coding sequence ATGACCCCTGGATCCAACCTGCCGCTCAACGCCGTCCGCGTGACGGTCGACGTGGCTGCGCCGGTACGGCTCGACGTATCGGCCCTGCTCCTGACGGCGGACGGCAAGGTGCGCTCCGACGCCGACTTCATCTTCTTCAACCAGCCCTCCGGTCCCGGTGTCAGCTACCGGTCCGGCGGGGGTGCGGCACCGGACTCGATCACCGTGGACACGGCCGCGCTGCCCCCGGGCATCGAGCGGATCGTGGTCACCGCCAGCCCCGACGCCGCCGGGCAGTCCTTCCAGGGCATCGAACCCACCGGCACCGTGCGCAACGCCGACGGCGGCGCGGTGATTGCCTCCTTCACCCCGCCGCGGCTGGGCACCGAAACCGCGCTCGTCGTGGTCGAGGTCTACCAGCGCGGCGGCGTGTGGAAGGTGCGCGCGGTCGGCCAGGGGTACGCCAACGGCCTCGCGGGCATCGCCACCGACTTCGGGGTCTCCGTGGACGAGGAGCCCGCGGCGCCCCAGGCCGTGACCCCGCCCGCGCCGCCCGCGCCCCCCGCGCCCCCGGCCCCGCCGGTCTCCTACCCGGCCTCCCCCTGGCTCGGCGGCGCCACCACGCCCGCGGCTCCCGCCCCGGCCGCCCCCGTGGCCCCTCCCGCACCCGCGGCGGCCGCGCCCGGCTCCGGGAAGATCAACCTCGACAAAGGGCGGGTCAGCCTCCAGAAGAACCAGACCGTTTCCCTCGTCAAGGGCGGCCGCCCGCTGCTCTCCCAGGTCAAGATGGGGCTGGGCTGGGAGCCGGCCTTCCGCGGCAAGGACATCGACCTCGACGCCTCCGTCATCGTGTACGGCCCCCAGCGCAACCACATCGACAGCTGCTACTTCGGCAAGCTGTCCATCCTCGGCGGTGCCGTCAAGCACTCCGGTGACAACCTCACCGGTGAGGGCGCGGGCGACGACGAGGTGATCGTCGTGGACCTCGGCCGGATCCCCGCCGACGCCACCGGTCTGGTGTTCACGGTCAATTCCTTCTCCGGCCAGAAGTTCACCGAGGTGGCCAAGGCCTACTGCCGTCTCATCGACGCGGCGAGCGGCGAAGAGCTGGTGCGCTTCGACCTGACGAGCGCCGAACCCCAGACCGGCGTGATGATGGCCAAGCTGATCAAGCAGTTCTCCGGCGAGTGGGAGATGACCGCCATGGGCGACTTTGTGAAGTCGCGCACAGTGCGCGGCATGGTCAAGCCCGCCGCACAGGCACTCTGA